One window of Pseudacidobacterium ailaaui genomic DNA carries:
- a CDS encoding rhamnogalacturonidase: MQKPRRDFLKYATVGAAGAFAPLGIGAQTTVSAPPAHGSIYDVRAFGATGDGKSIDSSAINKAIEAAANAGGGTVLFPAGTYHSFSIRLKSNVALYLSQGATILAAETPATGNEGYDPAESNAPWESYQDYGHNHWHNSLIWGEDLHDVTICGPGLIYGKGLSRGWANEQPLAENPRVGNKAIALKNCRNVILRDFSILKGGHFGILATGVDNFTIDNLKIDTNRDGMDIDCCKNVRVSNCSVNSPWDDGICPKSSFALGYARATENLTITNCYVTGTYELGTLLDGTFKKFPPGQRVPRTGRIKCGTESNGGFKNITISNCVFEGCGGFALESVDGALLEDIAITNITMRDIMNTPIFVRLGSRMRGPQGVPVGDARRILFSNIVSYNSASHQAVLISGIPGHPVEEIRFNNLYLHHQGGGDAQAANLQVPEKEDAYPDPHMFGPLPAHGFYLRHVKNVELTDVEIASAAPDLRPAFVLEDVHEADFFRIKVPKDSHGPIFRLKEVSDFRVFGSSRIRDKSVDSTHSEEF, encoded by the coding sequence ATGCAGAAACCCCGCCGTGATTTTCTGAAATATGCAACCGTCGGAGCCGCCGGCGCCTTTGCCCCTCTGGGCATTGGAGCGCAGACAACAGTCTCTGCTCCACCAGCGCATGGAAGCATTTACGATGTGCGCGCCTTTGGCGCAACTGGCGACGGCAAGTCGATCGACTCCTCGGCCATCAACAAAGCCATCGAAGCGGCGGCCAATGCGGGAGGCGGCACGGTTCTGTTTCCTGCCGGCACATATCATTCTTTTTCCATTCGCCTGAAGAGCAATGTTGCTTTGTACCTGTCACAGGGCGCCACGATTCTTGCTGCGGAAACGCCTGCGACGGGAAATGAGGGCTATGATCCTGCAGAATCCAATGCGCCATGGGAAAGCTATCAGGATTACGGACATAATCACTGGCACAACAGCCTGATCTGGGGTGAGGACCTACACGATGTGACCATTTGCGGCCCAGGCCTGATTTATGGAAAAGGCCTCAGCCGCGGATGGGCGAATGAGCAGCCACTGGCGGAAAACCCGCGCGTAGGCAATAAAGCGATCGCCCTAAAGAACTGTCGCAATGTCATTCTGCGTGACTTTTCAATTCTGAAAGGCGGCCATTTTGGCATCCTTGCGACTGGCGTAGACAATTTTACGATTGACAATCTGAAGATCGACACGAACCGCGACGGGATGGACATTGATTGCTGCAAGAACGTCCGTGTCTCAAATTGCAGCGTCAATTCGCCTTGGGACGATGGTATTTGCCCGAAAAGCTCTTTTGCACTCGGCTACGCACGCGCCACAGAAAACCTGACGATTACGAATTGTTATGTCACTGGTACATATGAGCTCGGCACTTTGCTGGACGGGACCTTCAAGAAATTTCCCCCCGGTCAGCGAGTCCCTCGTACCGGGCGGATCAAGTGCGGCACAGAATCAAACGGCGGCTTCAAAAACATCACCATCTCGAATTGTGTCTTTGAAGGGTGCGGCGGATTTGCGCTTGAGAGCGTGGATGGGGCCCTGCTTGAAGATATTGCAATTACCAACATCACCATGCGCGACATCATGAATACGCCCATCTTTGTGCGTCTGGGCAGCCGGATGAGAGGACCACAGGGTGTGCCGGTGGGTGATGCGCGCCGTATCCTGTTCAGTAACATTGTCAGTTACAATTCTGCCTCACACCAGGCTGTGCTGATTAGCGGGATTCCCGGCCATCCGGTCGAAGAGATCCGGTTTAACAATCTTTACCTGCATCACCAGGGCGGCGGGGACGCGCAAGCAGCGAACCTTCAGGTGCCGGAAAAAGAGGACGCCTATCCTGACCCGCACATGTTTGGACCCCTGCCCGCTCACGGCTTTTATTTGCGCCACGTAAAGAATGTCGAGTTGACGGATGTGGAAATTGCCTCGGCCGCTCCGGACCTCCGTCCTGCCTTTGTGCTTGAAGATGTTCATGAAGCAGACTTCTTCCGCATCAAGGTCCCGAAAGACAGCCATGGCCCCATCTTCCGCTTAAAAGAGGTCTCGGATTTCCGGGTCTTTGGCAGTTCCAGAATCAGAGACAAGAGCGTGGATTCTACCCACTCGGAAGAATTTTGA
- a CDS encoding DPP IV N-terminal domain-containing protein, which yields MLRKLCIFAAGLYFTSCLHGQVTVADYERANHLRDKYKGLALNLPEEPHWIEKTDSFWYRKTVEGGHAFVLVDASSLAKRPAFDHEKLAAALSSASGEKYSAVTLPFSRFEYAENQSVIRFRIDRQRWRCDVVKYTCDKAGPPEPEDDDGGYDDTPKAVNSETETVPSPDGKLEAFIENYNVYVRPKGKSEKTALSWDGSEDNYYALSTVVWSPDSRHLVAYRVRPGYKREVHYIESSPSDQLQPKYSSMVYPKAGDVLALPQPVLFDVQRKDAISIDNALFPNPYELSPAEWWKDGRGFTFEYNQRGHQVYRVIEVNAATGAARTLIEETSKTFIDYRPLVPDQFDTGKRVRIDIHDGKEVLWASERDGWEHLYLYDGVTGKVKNQITRGDWVVRAIDDVDPEKRMIWFEASGMEPGKDPYYMHPYRINFDGTGLTPLSKEDADHRVVFSPDGKYYVVTWSRIDLAPVMELRRTEDNKTLMTVEQGDIHKLLDAGWHPPEVFTAKGRDGKTDIWGVIYRPANFDPHKKYPVVESIYAGPQGSFVPKSFGLWAQPLTELGFVVVQIDGMGTNNRSKAFHDVAWQNLKDAGFEDRILWHKAVAARYPWYDISRVGIFGTSAGGQSALGALLFHPEFYKVAVANSGCYDNRMDKIWWNEQWMGWPVGPQYAASSDVDNAWRLKGKLLLIVGEMDKNVDPSSTFQVVNALIKAKKTFSLLDVPGGGHGAGGEYGQRALEDFFVHNLLGQEPPDWNAMDGH from the coding sequence ATGCTCAGGAAATTGTGCATCTTTGCTGCGGGCTTGTACTTTACGTCATGCTTGCATGGACAGGTTACAGTTGCTGATTACGAGCGCGCCAACCATCTGCGCGACAAATATAAGGGGCTTGCGCTGAATCTTCCTGAGGAGCCGCACTGGATCGAGAAGACAGACAGCTTCTGGTACCGCAAAACCGTTGAGGGTGGACACGCCTTTGTCCTGGTGGATGCCAGTTCGCTGGCCAAACGACCGGCATTTGATCATGAAAAGCTGGCAGCGGCCCTCTCTTCGGCGAGCGGAGAAAAGTACTCAGCGGTTACGTTGCCGTTCTCGCGGTTTGAGTATGCCGAGAACCAGAGCGTCATCCGGTTCAGAATAGACCGCCAGCGTTGGCGTTGTGATGTGGTGAAGTATACGTGCGATAAGGCTGGACCGCCGGAACCGGAGGATGACGATGGCGGCTATGATGATACTCCTAAAGCCGTAAACAGCGAGACTGAAACTGTTCCATCACCCGATGGCAAGCTCGAAGCTTTTATCGAAAATTACAATGTCTATGTACGCCCGAAAGGCAAGTCGGAGAAAACCGCGCTGAGCTGGGACGGCTCTGAGGACAATTACTACGCACTCAGTACAGTGGTTTGGTCGCCGGACTCGCGGCATCTGGTGGCTTACCGTGTCCGTCCTGGATACAAGCGCGAGGTGCACTATATCGAATCATCACCCTCAGACCAGCTTCAGCCGAAGTATTCTTCCATGGTCTACCCTAAGGCCGGAGATGTGCTCGCTCTGCCCCAGCCGGTGCTCTTTGATGTGCAGCGGAAAGATGCGATTTCCATCGACAACGCGCTCTTTCCTAATCCTTACGAGTTGTCTCCGGCAGAATGGTGGAAGGACGGCCGCGGCTTTACTTTTGAGTATAACCAGCGCGGACATCAGGTATATCGCGTGATTGAAGTCAATGCTGCGACTGGCGCAGCGCGAACGCTGATTGAGGAAACCAGCAAGACGTTCATTGATTACCGGCCCCTGGTTCCCGACCAGTTTGACACGGGTAAGCGGGTCCGCATCGATATTCACGATGGAAAGGAAGTGCTCTGGGCATCGGAACGCGATGGATGGGAGCACCTTTACCTGTATGACGGGGTGACCGGCAAGGTAAAGAACCAGATTACAAGAGGAGACTGGGTTGTTCGCGCGATTGATGATGTAGACCCGGAAAAGCGCATGATCTGGTTTGAAGCCAGTGGCATGGAACCGGGCAAAGACCCTTATTATATGCACCCATACCGTATCAACTTTGATGGGACTGGCCTGACACCACTTTCAAAAGAAGACGCAGATCATCGCGTGGTCTTTTCACCGGACGGAAAATATTACGTCGTCACTTGGTCGCGGATTGATCTGGCTCCTGTGATGGAATTGCGGCGCACGGAAGACAATAAGACCCTGATGACGGTCGAGCAGGGCGATATTCATAAGCTGCTCGATGCCGGTTGGCACCCGCCGGAAGTCTTTACGGCAAAGGGGCGCGACGGCAAAACAGATATCTGGGGCGTGATTTACCGGCCTGCGAATTTTGATCCGCACAAGAAATATCCTGTGGTCGAGTCCATCTATGCCGGACCGCAAGGTTCCTTTGTGCCGAAATCATTCGGGCTATGGGCGCAGCCGTTAACGGAGCTTGGCTTCGTCGTCGTTCAGATTGACGGAATGGGAACGAACAACCGCTCAAAGGCATTTCACGATGTGGCGTGGCAGAATCTGAAGGATGCTGGCTTCGAGGACCGTATCCTGTGGCACAAAGCAGTGGCGGCCAGATACCCATGGTATGATATTTCGCGTGTGGGTATCTTCGGCACCTCCGCAGGCGGACAGAGTGCCCTGGGCGCGCTTCTTTTTCATCCTGAGTTTTACAAGGTAGCTGTCGCCAACAGTGGATGCTACGACAACCGCATGGACAAAATCTGGTGGAACGAGCAATGGATGGGCTGGCCGGTCGGACCGCAATATGCTGCATCATCGGATGTAGACAACGCTTGGCGGCTGAAGGGGAAACTCTTGCTAATTGTAGGGGAAATGGACAAGAACGTGGATCCCTCGTCTACATTCCAGGTGGTCAATGCGCTCATCAAAGCGAAGAAGACCTTCAGTCTGCTTGACGTTCCGGGAGGGGGCCACGGCGCAGGCGGCGAATACGGCCAGCGCGCGTTGGAAGACTTTTTTGTTCATAACTTGCTCGGACAGGAGCCTCCCGACTGGAATGCGATGGATGGTCATTAG
- a CDS encoding Gfo/Idh/MocA family protein translates to MVRYGILGFGHHAVKRLVPAFAGRHLTGIWRRDLAKASANAREFHIPHVFSTPEDLCASPEIDAVFIASPDALHLPHVLLAAQHGKHILCEKPLAMNAAEAEQMLFATRAAGVVFGVAQNMRYNASVQLIREWIAEGRIGAPALLHSQFCYEAERSPRTWIYDPKLALGGPIGDVAIHCLDALRFLLATDITRVSTLARRDARSGEVESHAVLAVSFGNGAIGSVSVTTRAAYRSLIEVSGQSGVIVCENAMTVDHPVDVVLYRNGKVAAHQRVSNADAYSRMIDSFSAAIEGRGKYLAPGEDGLHNQRVLDMAYQSWRTGTAQDL, encoded by the coding sequence ATGGTCCGCTATGGGATCCTCGGCTTTGGACACCACGCCGTCAAAAGGCTGGTTCCCGCTTTTGCAGGAAGGCACCTCACCGGAATCTGGCGGCGTGACTTGGCAAAGGCCAGCGCCAACGCGCGCGAATTTCACATTCCTCATGTTTTCAGTACTCCGGAAGACCTCTGCGCCTCGCCGGAGATCGATGCAGTTTTTATCGCATCGCCGGACGCACTGCATTTGCCACATGTTCTGCTGGCTGCGCAGCATGGCAAACATATTCTTTGCGAAAAACCTCTGGCCATGAATGCTGCGGAAGCCGAGCAAATGCTCTTTGCCACACGGGCGGCAGGCGTAGTCTTTGGAGTTGCGCAGAACATGCGCTACAACGCCAGTGTTCAGCTTATCCGTGAATGGATTGCTGAAGGACGCATCGGCGCCCCCGCGCTGTTACATTCGCAATTCTGCTATGAAGCAGAGCGAAGCCCACGGACCTGGATTTATGACCCGAAACTGGCTCTAGGCGGCCCGATCGGTGACGTTGCCATCCATTGCCTCGATGCCCTGCGGTTTCTACTGGCTACCGATATCACCCGCGTGAGCACGCTGGCACGGAGAGACGCCCGGTCAGGTGAGGTTGAATCACACGCGGTCTTGGCCGTTTCCTTCGGGAACGGGGCGATTGGATCGGTTTCCGTTACCACACGGGCTGCTTATCGCAGCCTGATTGAAGTTTCCGGCCAATCCGGTGTGATTGTTTGTGAAAACGCCATGACTGTGGACCATCCAGTGGATGTGGTCCTTTATCGAAACGGAAAAGTTGCGGCCCACCAGCGTGTCTCCAACGCCGATGCCTACAGCCGCATGATCGATAGTTTTTCCGCCGCGATTGAAGGACGTGGCAAGTATCTGGCGCCGGGAGAAGACGGCCTCCATAACCAACGTGTGCTGGATATGGCCTACCAAAGCTGGCGAACCGGCACGGCGCAAGATCTTTAA
- a CDS encoding SurA N-terminal domain-containing protein — MLRALIIPHKSSALIPRLHQMAAVGIASLAIAAAWGCHRAHGPDVVATVNGKPIMRAEVEQLYQNNLGDSQQQPSKEQADIVRLNIIRQLIDEEILMQRAAKLNLTATDEEVDNQLNELKAPFTQEEFNRRLAEKHLTLEDLKRQIRRSKTEDKLLNKEINSKINITDADISSYYNAHKSEFNLIEPMYHLAQIIVTSQPLPQQQQTANLQNSKATNDAEARKKIEMLHNRLESGEDFGLLAQNFSERPDTASNGGDMGFVSESQLHSSPEVYAAIAKIKPGQITEVLPVYDAQHKVVGYAIYKLLDKEAAGQRELNDPRVQQSIRSQLRDARSQLLRNAYLEMLRDQARVENFFAEEIFKNGAQ, encoded by the coding sequence TTGCTACGTGCATTGATCATTCCTCATAAGTCCTCGGCTTTGATTCCTCGCCTGCACCAGATGGCAGCGGTCGGCATCGCTTCCCTGGCCATTGCCGCAGCATGGGGATGCCATCGCGCGCATGGACCGGACGTGGTTGCCACTGTGAACGGCAAACCCATCATGCGCGCTGAGGTGGAACAGCTCTACCAGAACAACCTTGGCGACTCCCAACAGCAGCCGTCAAAAGAACAGGCTGACATTGTCCGCCTGAACATTATCCGTCAGTTGATTGACGAGGAAATCCTGATGCAGCGCGCGGCCAAGCTGAACCTAACGGCGACCGACGAAGAGGTGGACAATCAGTTAAATGAGCTGAAAGCTCCCTTTACCCAGGAAGAATTCAATCGCCGGCTGGCAGAAAAGCACCTGACGCTGGAGGACCTGAAACGCCAGATCCGCCGCTCGAAGACCGAAGACAAACTTCTGAACAAGGAAATCAATTCCAAAATCAACATAACAGACGCTGATATCTCCAGTTACTACAATGCGCACAAGTCAGAGTTCAATCTGATTGAGCCGATGTACCATCTGGCGCAGATTATCGTCACCTCTCAACCTCTTCCACAACAGCAGCAGACGGCCAACCTGCAAAACAGCAAAGCCACAAATGATGCTGAGGCCAGGAAAAAAATTGAGATGCTGCACAACCGCCTGGAAAGCGGCGAGGACTTCGGGCTTCTAGCGCAGAACTTCTCGGAACGCCCGGATACGGCATCCAACGGCGGGGACATGGGTTTTGTCTCTGAATCTCAACTCCACAGCAGCCCGGAAGTATATGCTGCGATTGCAAAAATCAAACCTGGGCAAATTACTGAAGTATTGCCCGTGTATGACGCCCAACATAAAGTGGTCGGCTATGCCATCTACAAATTGCTGGACAAAGAAGCAGCAGGCCAGCGAGAGCTGAATGATCCCCGGGTGCAACAGAGTATCCGCAGCCAGTTGCGTGATGCCCGTTCCCAGTTGTTGCGGAATGCGTATCTGGAGATGTTGCGCGACCAGGCCAGGGTGGAGAATTTCTTCGCCGAAGAAATCTTCAAAAATGGTGCGCAGTAG